One Rhinoraja longicauda isolate Sanriku21f chromosome 21, sRhiLon1.1, whole genome shotgun sequence genomic region harbors:
- the usp7 gene encoding ubiquitin carboxyl-terminal hydrolase 7 isoform X4 translates to MNHCTKSEQNEQHLSEPEEMEMEAGDADDPPRITPNPIINGNVAMADGRNSTEEDMEDDTSWRSEATFRFTGERFSRLSESVLSPPCFVRNLPWKIMVMPRFHPDRPHQKSVGFFLQCNAESDSTSWSCHAQAVLKIINYKDEEKSFSRRISHLFFHKENDWGFSNFMTWSEATDAEKGFIEDDKVTFEVFVQADAPHGVAWDSKKHTGYVGLKNQGATCYMNSLLQTLFFTNHLRKAVYMMPTDGDDSSKSVPLALQRVFYELQHSDKPVGTKKLTKSFGWETLDSFMQHDVQELCRVLLDNVENKMKGTCVEGTIPKLFRGKMVSYIQCKHVEYRSERIEDYYDIQLGIKGKKNIFESFKDYVAVELLDGDNKYDAGEHGLQDAEKGVKFLTFPPALHLQLMRFMYDPQTDQNIKINDRFEFPEHLPLDEFLQKRDTKDSANYILHAVLVHSGDNHGGHYVVYLNPKGDGKWCKFDDDVVSRCTKEEAIDHNYGGHDDDLSVRHCTNAYMLVYIRESKLSEVLQAVTDHNIPQQLVERLQEEKRVEAQKRKERQEAHLYMQVQIVTEDQFCGHQGNDMYDEEKVKYTVFKVLKNSTLAEFVQNLSQTMGYPQEQIRLWPMQARSNGTKRPAMLDYEADSNKTMIELSDNDNPWTIFLETVDPELAASGATLPKFDKDHDVMLFLKMYDPKARSLNYCGHIYTPISCKIRDLLPIMCERAGFLQGTNLILYEEVKPNLTERIQDYEVSLDKALDELMDGDIIVFQKDDPENDSSELPTAKDYFRDLYHRVDVIFCDKTIPNDPGFVVTLSNRMNYIQVAKTVAQRLNTDPMLLQFFKSQGYRDGPGNPLRHNYEGTLRDLLQFFKPRQPKKLYYQQLKMKITDFENRRTFKCIWLNSNYREEEITLYPEKHGCVRDLLEECKKDVEMSEKRLNKLRLLEIVSYKIIGVHQEDELLECLSPATSRTFRIEEVPLDQVDLDKENELLIPVAHFHKEVFGTFGIPFLLRICQSEPFREIMKRIQTMLEVQEKDFEKFKFAIVMMGRHQYINEDEYEINLKDFEPQPKDWPVPDSLQLTGNMSQPRPWLGLDHFNKAPKRSRYAYLEKAIKIHN, encoded by the exons ATACCAGTTGGCGCTCAGAGGCTACATTTCGTTTCACTGGTGAACGGTTTAGTAGGCTCAGTGAATCAGTGTTGAGTCCTCCTTGTTTTGTGCGAAATTTGCCATGGAAAATTATGGTAATGCCTCGCTTCCATCCTGATCGCCCTCATCAAAAGAGTGTCGGATTCTTCCTGCAATGCAACGCTGAGTCTGATTCTAC GTCATGGTCCTGTCATGCACAAGCTGTTTTGAAGATAATTAACTACAAAGATGAAGAAAAGTCCTTCAGTCGGAGGATTAGTCATCTTTTCTTTCACAAAGAAAATGACTGGGGTTTCTCTAATTTTATGACTTGGAGT GAAGCAACTGATGCCGAAAAAGGTTTCATAGAAGATGACAAGGTTACATTTGAAGTCTTTGTTCAGGCTGATGCACCACATGGTGTAGC GTGGGATTCTAAGAAGCATACAGGCTATGTAGGACTGAAGAACCAAGGAGCAACTTGTTACATGAATAGTTTATTGCAGACGTTGTTCTTTACGAATCATTTGAGAAAG GCTGTCTATATGATGCCAACAGATGGGGATGATTCATCCAAGAGTGTTCCTTTAGCATTGCAACGGGTGTTCTATGAGTTGCAACACAGTGATAAACCTGTTGGAACCAAGAAACTGACAAAGTCTTTTGG CTGGGAAACACTAGACAGTTTTATGCAACATGACGTCCAGGAACTCTGCAGGGTG ttACTTGATAATGTGGAGAATAAAATGAAAGGTACCTGCGTAGAAGGAACTATTCCAAAATTATTCAGAGGGAAAATGGTG TCGTATATTCAATGCAAGCATGTGGAGTATCGATCTGAGAGAATAGAAGATTACTATGATATTCAACTCGGTATAAAGGGAAAGAAAAACA TATTTGAATCTTTCAAAGATTATGTGGCAGTGGAACTGCTGGATGGGGACAACAAATATGATGCTGGCGAGCATGGTTTACAG GATGCAGAAAAAGGTGTGAAGTTTCTTACCTTTCCACCAGCGTTACATCTTCAGCTTATGCGTTTCATGTATGACCCACAGACTGATCAAAATATCAAGATAAATGACAG ATTTGAATTTCCTGAGCACTTGCCCCTGGATGAATTCCTTCAGAAACGTGACACCAAAGATTCTGCTAATTACATACTACATGCAGTGCTGGTGCACAGTGGAGATAATCATGGTGGACACTATGTAGTCTACCTCAACCCCAAGGGAGATGGTAAA TGGTGTAAATTCGATGACGATGTTGTATCAAGGTGTACAAAAGAAGAAGCAATTGATCACAACTACGGGGGTCATGATGATGATTTATCTGTCCGACACTGCACCAATGCTTACATGTTGGTGTACATCAGGGAATCAAAACTAA GTGAGGTTTTGCAAGCAGTCACAGACCACAACATTCCACAGCAACTGGTCGAGCGTCTTCAAGAAGAGAAGAGAGTGGAGGCTCAGAAGAGAAAGGAAAGGCAAGAGGCACACCTCTACATGCAAGTGCAG ATAGTAACAGAAGACCAGTTCTGTGGACATCAGGGTAATGATATGTACGATGAAGAAAAAGTGAAATATACAGTGTTCAAAGTCCTCAAAAACTCCACACTTGCAGAATTTGTTCAGAATTTGTCACAAACAATG GGTTATCCGCAGGAACAGATAAGGTTATGGCCAATGCAGGCCCGGAGTAATGGAACGAAGAGACCAGCAATGTTGGACTATGAAGCAGATAGCAACAAAACC ATGATTGAATTGAGTGATAATGACAACCCATGGACAATATTTCTAGAGACTGTAGATCCAGAATTGGCTGCCAGCGGAGCAACGTTGCCCAAATTTGATAAAGATC ATGATGTGATGTTGTTTTTGAAGATGTATGATCCCAAAGCTCGCAGTTTGAATTACTGTGGACATATCTACACCCCTATATCGTGTAAAATCC GTGATTTATTGCCAATCATGTGTGAGAGAGCAGGCTTTCTGCAAGGAACTAACCTTATCCTCTATGAG GAAGTAAAACCCAATTTAACTGAGAGAATTCAAGACTATGAAGTGTCTCTTGATAAAGCACTTGATGAACTCATGGATGGCGATATTATAGTATTTCAGAA GGATGATCCAGAAAATGACTCCAGTGAGTTACCAACAGCAAAAGATTATTTTCGGGATCTCTACCACCGGGTTGATGTCATCTTCTGTGATAAGACTATTCCTAATGACCCGGGCTTTGTGGTCACTCTGTCTAATAGAATGAACTACATTCAG GTTGCCAAGACAGTTGCTCAGCGACTAAACACTGACCCAATGTTGCTTCAGTTCTTCAAGTCTCAAGG TTACAGGGATGGGCCTGGTAATCCTCTTCGACATAATTATGAAGGCACACTTAGAGATCTGCTGCAGTTCTTCAAGCCAAGGCAACCAAAGAAACTATATTATCAACAA CTGAAAATGAAGATCACAGACTTTGAAAACAGACGAACTTTCAAGTGCATATGGCTGAACAGCAATTATAGGGAAGAG GAGATAACACTATATCCTGAAAAGCATGGTTGTGTTCGTGACTTATTGGAAGAATGTAAGAAAGATGTAGAAATGTCAGAAAAAAGATTAAATAAACTAAG GCTATTGGAAATTGTAAGCTACAAAATAATTGGAGTCCATCAAGAAGATGAGCTGTTAGAATGTTTATCTCCAGCAACAAGTCGAACTTTCAGAATAGAG GAGGTTCCACTAGATCAGGTTGATCTAGACAAAGAAAATGAATTACTGATCCCAGTGGCACATTTTCACAAAGAGGTTTTTGGCACTTTTGGAATTCCATTTTTGTTGCGAATATGCCAG AGCGAACCATTCAGGGAGATTATGAAACGAATTCAAACAATGCTGGAAGTCCAAGAGAAGGACTTTGAAAAG TTCAAGTTTGCAATTGTGATGATGGGCCGGCACCAGTACATAAATGAGGATGAATATGAAATCAACCTGAAGGATTTTGAACCACAGCCCA AAGACTGGCCTGTTCCAGATTCTCTTCAGTTAACGG GTAATATGTCTCAACCAAGGCCATGGTTGGGACTTGATCACTTCAATAAAGCTCCAAAGAGAAGTCGCTATGCATACCTGGAAAAGGCGATCAAGATCCACAACTAA
- the usp7 gene encoding ubiquitin carboxyl-terminal hydrolase 7 isoform X5 — MNHCTKSEQNEQHLSEPEEMEMEAGDADDPPRITPNPIINGNVAMADGRNSTEEDMEDDTSWRSEATFRFTGERFSRLSESVLSPPCFVRNLPWKIMVMPRFHPDRPHQKSVGFFLQCNAESDSTSWSCHAQAVLKIINYKDEEKSFSRRISHLFFHKENDWGFSNFMTWSEATDAEKGFIEDDKVTFEVFVQADAPHGVAWDSKKHTGYVGLKNQGATCYMNSLLQTLFFTNHLRKAVYMMPTDGDDSSKSVPLALQRVFYELQHSDKPVGTKKLTKSFGWETLDSFMQHDVQELCRVLLDNVENKMKGTCVEGTIPKLFRGKMVSYIQCKHVEYRSERIEDYYDIQLGIKGKKNIFESFKDYVAVELLDGDNKYDAGEHGLQDAEKGVKFLTFPPALHLQLMRFMYDPQTDQNIKINDRFEFPEHLPLDEFLQKRDTKDSANYILHAVLVHSGDNHGGHYVVYLNPKGDGKWCKFDDDVVSRCTKEEAIDHNYGGHDDDLSVRHCTNAYMLVYIRESKLSEVLQAVTDHNIPQQLVERLQEEKRVEAQKRKERQEAHLYMQVQIVTEDQFCGHQGNDMYDEEKVKYTVFKVLKNSTLAEFVQNLSQTMGYPQEQIRLWPMQARSNGTKRPAMLDYEADSNKTMIELSDNDNPWTIFLETVDPELAASGATLPKFDKDHDVMLFLKMYDPKARSLNYCGHIYTPISCKIRDLLPIMCERAGFLQGTNLILYEEVKPNLTERIQDYEVSLDKALDELMDGDIIVFQKDDPENDSSELPTAKDYFRDLYHRVDVIFCDKTIPNDPGFVVTLSNRMNYIQVAKTVAQRLNTDPMLLQFFKSQGYRDGPGNPLRHNYEGTLRDLLQFFKPRQPKKLYYQQLKMKITDFENRRTFKCIWLNSNYREEEITLYPEKHGCVRDLLEECKKDVEMSEKRLNKLRLLEIVSYKIIGVHQEDELLECLSPATSRTFRIEEVPLDQVDLDKENELLIPVAHFHKEVFGTFGIPFLLRICQSEPFREIMKRIQTMLEVQEKDFEKFKFAIVMMGRHQYINEDEYEINLKDFEPQPSNMSQPRPWLGLDHFNKAPKRSRYAYLEKAIKIHN; from the exons ATACCAGTTGGCGCTCAGAGGCTACATTTCGTTTCACTGGTGAACGGTTTAGTAGGCTCAGTGAATCAGTGTTGAGTCCTCCTTGTTTTGTGCGAAATTTGCCATGGAAAATTATGGTAATGCCTCGCTTCCATCCTGATCGCCCTCATCAAAAGAGTGTCGGATTCTTCCTGCAATGCAACGCTGAGTCTGATTCTAC GTCATGGTCCTGTCATGCACAAGCTGTTTTGAAGATAATTAACTACAAAGATGAAGAAAAGTCCTTCAGTCGGAGGATTAGTCATCTTTTCTTTCACAAAGAAAATGACTGGGGTTTCTCTAATTTTATGACTTGGAGT GAAGCAACTGATGCCGAAAAAGGTTTCATAGAAGATGACAAGGTTACATTTGAAGTCTTTGTTCAGGCTGATGCACCACATGGTGTAGC GTGGGATTCTAAGAAGCATACAGGCTATGTAGGACTGAAGAACCAAGGAGCAACTTGTTACATGAATAGTTTATTGCAGACGTTGTTCTTTACGAATCATTTGAGAAAG GCTGTCTATATGATGCCAACAGATGGGGATGATTCATCCAAGAGTGTTCCTTTAGCATTGCAACGGGTGTTCTATGAGTTGCAACACAGTGATAAACCTGTTGGAACCAAGAAACTGACAAAGTCTTTTGG CTGGGAAACACTAGACAGTTTTATGCAACATGACGTCCAGGAACTCTGCAGGGTG ttACTTGATAATGTGGAGAATAAAATGAAAGGTACCTGCGTAGAAGGAACTATTCCAAAATTATTCAGAGGGAAAATGGTG TCGTATATTCAATGCAAGCATGTGGAGTATCGATCTGAGAGAATAGAAGATTACTATGATATTCAACTCGGTATAAAGGGAAAGAAAAACA TATTTGAATCTTTCAAAGATTATGTGGCAGTGGAACTGCTGGATGGGGACAACAAATATGATGCTGGCGAGCATGGTTTACAG GATGCAGAAAAAGGTGTGAAGTTTCTTACCTTTCCACCAGCGTTACATCTTCAGCTTATGCGTTTCATGTATGACCCACAGACTGATCAAAATATCAAGATAAATGACAG ATTTGAATTTCCTGAGCACTTGCCCCTGGATGAATTCCTTCAGAAACGTGACACCAAAGATTCTGCTAATTACATACTACATGCAGTGCTGGTGCACAGTGGAGATAATCATGGTGGACACTATGTAGTCTACCTCAACCCCAAGGGAGATGGTAAA TGGTGTAAATTCGATGACGATGTTGTATCAAGGTGTACAAAAGAAGAAGCAATTGATCACAACTACGGGGGTCATGATGATGATTTATCTGTCCGACACTGCACCAATGCTTACATGTTGGTGTACATCAGGGAATCAAAACTAA GTGAGGTTTTGCAAGCAGTCACAGACCACAACATTCCACAGCAACTGGTCGAGCGTCTTCAAGAAGAGAAGAGAGTGGAGGCTCAGAAGAGAAAGGAAAGGCAAGAGGCACACCTCTACATGCAAGTGCAG ATAGTAACAGAAGACCAGTTCTGTGGACATCAGGGTAATGATATGTACGATGAAGAAAAAGTGAAATATACAGTGTTCAAAGTCCTCAAAAACTCCACACTTGCAGAATTTGTTCAGAATTTGTCACAAACAATG GGTTATCCGCAGGAACAGATAAGGTTATGGCCAATGCAGGCCCGGAGTAATGGAACGAAGAGACCAGCAATGTTGGACTATGAAGCAGATAGCAACAAAACC ATGATTGAATTGAGTGATAATGACAACCCATGGACAATATTTCTAGAGACTGTAGATCCAGAATTGGCTGCCAGCGGAGCAACGTTGCCCAAATTTGATAAAGATC ATGATGTGATGTTGTTTTTGAAGATGTATGATCCCAAAGCTCGCAGTTTGAATTACTGTGGACATATCTACACCCCTATATCGTGTAAAATCC GTGATTTATTGCCAATCATGTGTGAGAGAGCAGGCTTTCTGCAAGGAACTAACCTTATCCTCTATGAG GAAGTAAAACCCAATTTAACTGAGAGAATTCAAGACTATGAAGTGTCTCTTGATAAAGCACTTGATGAACTCATGGATGGCGATATTATAGTATTTCAGAA GGATGATCCAGAAAATGACTCCAGTGAGTTACCAACAGCAAAAGATTATTTTCGGGATCTCTACCACCGGGTTGATGTCATCTTCTGTGATAAGACTATTCCTAATGACCCGGGCTTTGTGGTCACTCTGTCTAATAGAATGAACTACATTCAG GTTGCCAAGACAGTTGCTCAGCGACTAAACACTGACCCAATGTTGCTTCAGTTCTTCAAGTCTCAAGG TTACAGGGATGGGCCTGGTAATCCTCTTCGACATAATTATGAAGGCACACTTAGAGATCTGCTGCAGTTCTTCAAGCCAAGGCAACCAAAGAAACTATATTATCAACAA CTGAAAATGAAGATCACAGACTTTGAAAACAGACGAACTTTCAAGTGCATATGGCTGAACAGCAATTATAGGGAAGAG GAGATAACACTATATCCTGAAAAGCATGGTTGTGTTCGTGACTTATTGGAAGAATGTAAGAAAGATGTAGAAATGTCAGAAAAAAGATTAAATAAACTAAG GCTATTGGAAATTGTAAGCTACAAAATAATTGGAGTCCATCAAGAAGATGAGCTGTTAGAATGTTTATCTCCAGCAACAAGTCGAACTTTCAGAATAGAG GAGGTTCCACTAGATCAGGTTGATCTAGACAAAGAAAATGAATTACTGATCCCAGTGGCACATTTTCACAAAGAGGTTTTTGGCACTTTTGGAATTCCATTTTTGTTGCGAATATGCCAG AGCGAACCATTCAGGGAGATTATGAAACGAATTCAAACAATGCTGGAAGTCCAAGAGAAGGACTTTGAAAAG TTCAAGTTTGCAATTGTGATGATGGGCCGGCACCAGTACATAAATGAGGATGAATATGAAATCAACCTGAAGGATTTTGAACCACAGCCCA GTAATATGTCTCAACCAAGGCCATGGTTGGGACTTGATCACTTCAATAAAGCTCCAAAGAGAAGTCGCTATGCATACCTGGAAAAGGCGATCAAGATCCACAACTAA
- the usp7 gene encoding ubiquitin carboxyl-terminal hydrolase 7 isoform X6 — translation MNHCTKSEQNEQHLSEPEEMEMEAGDADDPPRITPNPIINGNVAMADGRNSTEEDMEDDTSWRSEATFRFTGERFSRLSESVLSPPCFVRNLPWKIMVMPRFHPDRPHQKSVGFFLQCNAESDSTSWSCHAQAVLKIINYKDEEKSFSRRISHLFFHKENDWGFSNFMTWSEATDAEKGFIEDDKVTFEVFVQADAPHGVAWDSKKHTGYVGLKNQGATCYMNSLLQTLFFTNHLRKAVYMMPTDGDDSSKSVPLALQRVFYELQHSDKPVGTKKLTKSFGWETLDSFMQHDVQELCRVLLDNVENKMKGTCVEGTIPKLFRGKMVSYIQCKHVEYRSERIEDYYDIQLGIKGKKNIFESFKDYVAVELLDGDNKYDAGEHGLQDAEKGVKFLTFPPALHLQLMRFMYDPQTDQNIKINDRFEFPEHLPLDEFLQKRDTKDSANYILHAVLVHSGDNHGGHYVVYLNPKGDGKWCKFDDDVVSRCTKEEAIDHNYGGHDDDLSVRHCTNAYMLVYIRESKLSEVLQAVTDHNIPQQLVERLQEEKRVEAQKRKERQEAHLYMQVQIVTEDQFCGHQGNDMYDEEKVKYTVFKVLKNSTLAEFVQNLSQTMGYPQEQIRLWPMQARSNGTKRPAMLDYEADSNKTMIELSDNDNPWTIFLETVDPELAASGATLPKFDKDHDVMLFLKMYDPKARSLNYCGHIYTPISCKIRDLLPIMCERAGFLQGTNLILYEEVKPNLTERIQDYEVSLDKALDELMDGDIIVFQKDDPENDSSELPTAKDYFRDLYHRVDVIFCDKTIPNDPGFVVTLSNRMNYIQVAKTVAQRLNTDPMLLQFFKSQGDGPGNPLRHNYEGTLRDLLQFFKPRQPKKLYYQQLKMKITDFENRRTFKCIWLNSNYREEEITLYPEKHGCVRDLLEECKKDVEMSEKRLNKLRLLEIVSYKIIGVHQEDELLECLSPATSRTFRIEEVPLDQVDLDKENELLIPVAHFHKEVFGTFGIPFLLRICQSEPFREIMKRIQTMLEVQEKDFEKFKFAIVMMGRHQYINEDEYEINLKDFEPQPSNMSQPRPWLGLDHFNKAPKRSRYAYLEKAIKIHN, via the exons ATACCAGTTGGCGCTCAGAGGCTACATTTCGTTTCACTGGTGAACGGTTTAGTAGGCTCAGTGAATCAGTGTTGAGTCCTCCTTGTTTTGTGCGAAATTTGCCATGGAAAATTATGGTAATGCCTCGCTTCCATCCTGATCGCCCTCATCAAAAGAGTGTCGGATTCTTCCTGCAATGCAACGCTGAGTCTGATTCTAC GTCATGGTCCTGTCATGCACAAGCTGTTTTGAAGATAATTAACTACAAAGATGAAGAAAAGTCCTTCAGTCGGAGGATTAGTCATCTTTTCTTTCACAAAGAAAATGACTGGGGTTTCTCTAATTTTATGACTTGGAGT GAAGCAACTGATGCCGAAAAAGGTTTCATAGAAGATGACAAGGTTACATTTGAAGTCTTTGTTCAGGCTGATGCACCACATGGTGTAGC GTGGGATTCTAAGAAGCATACAGGCTATGTAGGACTGAAGAACCAAGGAGCAACTTGTTACATGAATAGTTTATTGCAGACGTTGTTCTTTACGAATCATTTGAGAAAG GCTGTCTATATGATGCCAACAGATGGGGATGATTCATCCAAGAGTGTTCCTTTAGCATTGCAACGGGTGTTCTATGAGTTGCAACACAGTGATAAACCTGTTGGAACCAAGAAACTGACAAAGTCTTTTGG CTGGGAAACACTAGACAGTTTTATGCAACATGACGTCCAGGAACTCTGCAGGGTG ttACTTGATAATGTGGAGAATAAAATGAAAGGTACCTGCGTAGAAGGAACTATTCCAAAATTATTCAGAGGGAAAATGGTG TCGTATATTCAATGCAAGCATGTGGAGTATCGATCTGAGAGAATAGAAGATTACTATGATATTCAACTCGGTATAAAGGGAAAGAAAAACA TATTTGAATCTTTCAAAGATTATGTGGCAGTGGAACTGCTGGATGGGGACAACAAATATGATGCTGGCGAGCATGGTTTACAG GATGCAGAAAAAGGTGTGAAGTTTCTTACCTTTCCACCAGCGTTACATCTTCAGCTTATGCGTTTCATGTATGACCCACAGACTGATCAAAATATCAAGATAAATGACAG ATTTGAATTTCCTGAGCACTTGCCCCTGGATGAATTCCTTCAGAAACGTGACACCAAAGATTCTGCTAATTACATACTACATGCAGTGCTGGTGCACAGTGGAGATAATCATGGTGGACACTATGTAGTCTACCTCAACCCCAAGGGAGATGGTAAA TGGTGTAAATTCGATGACGATGTTGTATCAAGGTGTACAAAAGAAGAAGCAATTGATCACAACTACGGGGGTCATGATGATGATTTATCTGTCCGACACTGCACCAATGCTTACATGTTGGTGTACATCAGGGAATCAAAACTAA GTGAGGTTTTGCAAGCAGTCACAGACCACAACATTCCACAGCAACTGGTCGAGCGTCTTCAAGAAGAGAAGAGAGTGGAGGCTCAGAAGAGAAAGGAAAGGCAAGAGGCACACCTCTACATGCAAGTGCAG ATAGTAACAGAAGACCAGTTCTGTGGACATCAGGGTAATGATATGTACGATGAAGAAAAAGTGAAATATACAGTGTTCAAAGTCCTCAAAAACTCCACACTTGCAGAATTTGTTCAGAATTTGTCACAAACAATG GGTTATCCGCAGGAACAGATAAGGTTATGGCCAATGCAGGCCCGGAGTAATGGAACGAAGAGACCAGCAATGTTGGACTATGAAGCAGATAGCAACAAAACC ATGATTGAATTGAGTGATAATGACAACCCATGGACAATATTTCTAGAGACTGTAGATCCAGAATTGGCTGCCAGCGGAGCAACGTTGCCCAAATTTGATAAAGATC ATGATGTGATGTTGTTTTTGAAGATGTATGATCCCAAAGCTCGCAGTTTGAATTACTGTGGACATATCTACACCCCTATATCGTGTAAAATCC GTGATTTATTGCCAATCATGTGTGAGAGAGCAGGCTTTCTGCAAGGAACTAACCTTATCCTCTATGAG GAAGTAAAACCCAATTTAACTGAGAGAATTCAAGACTATGAAGTGTCTCTTGATAAAGCACTTGATGAACTCATGGATGGCGATATTATAGTATTTCAGAA GGATGATCCAGAAAATGACTCCAGTGAGTTACCAACAGCAAAAGATTATTTTCGGGATCTCTACCACCGGGTTGATGTCATCTTCTGTGATAAGACTATTCCTAATGACCCGGGCTTTGTGGTCACTCTGTCTAATAGAATGAACTACATTCAG GTTGCCAAGACAGTTGCTCAGCGACTAAACACTGACCCAATGTTGCTTCAGTTCTTCAAGTCTCAAGG GGATGGGCCTGGTAATCCTCTTCGACATAATTATGAAGGCACACTTAGAGATCTGCTGCAGTTCTTCAAGCCAAGGCAACCAAAGAAACTATATTATCAACAA CTGAAAATGAAGATCACAGACTTTGAAAACAGACGAACTTTCAAGTGCATATGGCTGAACAGCAATTATAGGGAAGAG GAGATAACACTATATCCTGAAAAGCATGGTTGTGTTCGTGACTTATTGGAAGAATGTAAGAAAGATGTAGAAATGTCAGAAAAAAGATTAAATAAACTAAG GCTATTGGAAATTGTAAGCTACAAAATAATTGGAGTCCATCAAGAAGATGAGCTGTTAGAATGTTTATCTCCAGCAACAAGTCGAACTTTCAGAATAGAG GAGGTTCCACTAGATCAGGTTGATCTAGACAAAGAAAATGAATTACTGATCCCAGTGGCACATTTTCACAAAGAGGTTTTTGGCACTTTTGGAATTCCATTTTTGTTGCGAATATGCCAG AGCGAACCATTCAGGGAGATTATGAAACGAATTCAAACAATGCTGGAAGTCCAAGAGAAGGACTTTGAAAAG TTCAAGTTTGCAATTGTGATGATGGGCCGGCACCAGTACATAAATGAGGATGAATATGAAATCAACCTGAAGGATTTTGAACCACAGCCCA GTAATATGTCTCAACCAAGGCCATGGTTGGGACTTGATCACTTCAATAAAGCTCCAAAGAGAAGTCGCTATGCATACCTGGAAAAGGCGATCAAGATCCACAACTAA